The following coding sequences are from one Candidatus Nanopelagicus hibericus window:
- a CDS encoding DUF4864 domain-containing protein yields the protein MKSLTKQGLGIKLVLASALLTSCSSPSPFESLSAGDCSDTQQVAVEKHITGQINAISAEDWSKAYTYAAQSFQNSIKLEQFTAIIAAQYQMLINNQGFTFKNCKITSSGVSQGVEVVDSRGNYLLLYKLEIEQLQLGVVAASVIEASEAINT from the coding sequence ATGAAATCCCTCACCAAGCAAGGGCTCGGTATCAAACTTGTATTGGCATCAGCGCTGCTTACAAGTTGCAGCAGCCCATCACCGTTTGAGTCCTTATCTGCAGGTGATTGCAGTGATACGCAGCAGGTGGCGGTTGAAAAACACATAACTGGGCAGATAAATGCGATCTCCGCCGAAGATTGGTCAAAGGCTTATACCTACGCAGCGCAATCATTTCAAAACTCAATCAAACTAGAACAATTCACCGCGATAATCGCAGCTCAGTATCAAATGTTAATTAATAACCAAGGTTTTACCTTTAAAAATTGCAAGATCACATCATCTGGTGTGAGCCAAGGCGTTGAGGTAGTTGATTCAAGAGGTAATTATCTTTTGTTATACAAACTAGAGATTGAGCAGCTGCAGTTAGGTGTAGTAGCTGCCTCTGTTATTGAGGCGAGTGAGGCTATAAATACCTAA
- a CDS encoding DUF305 domain-containing protein, whose translation MTISKKSAGILAAVLVITSGFFAYALLSPNGTKQMDVMDHSGMGHGSSATVTEGKNLSADDAMFLQMMIPHHAQAVVISDYALTNSKNEQVLKIAKQIKSDQAGEITQMTKWLTDDGLGTDPGHSMAGMAGMLSDSQLNTLKTSKGASFDKLFLNNMIEHHQGALQMVGMIENSKVAALRDFARAISTAQQAEIDQMQKLLGN comes from the coding sequence ATGACAATAAGCAAAAAGAGCGCTGGGATATTAGCCGCAGTTCTGGTAATTACCTCTGGCTTTTTTGCATACGCCTTACTTTCTCCAAATGGGACAAAGCAAATGGATGTGATGGATCATTCAGGGATGGGTCATGGCAGCTCTGCCACAGTTACTGAAGGTAAAAATCTCTCCGCTGATGATGCAATGTTTTTGCAGATGATGATTCCACATCATGCCCAAGCAGTAGTTATCTCTGATTACGCATTAACCAACTCAAAAAATGAGCAGGTACTAAAGATTGCAAAACAAATAAAATCAGATCAAGCAGGTGAGATCACACAGATGACAAAGTGGCTGACAGATGATGGCCTTGGCACAGATCCTGGCCATTCAATGGCTGGGATGGCTGGGATGTTAAGTGACTCCCAACTTAATACCTTAAAAACCAGTAAAGGTGCCTCCTTTGATAAGTTATTTTTAAATAACATGATTGAGCATCATCAAGGAGCGCTACAAATGGTTGGGATGATTGAAAATAGTAAAGTGGCAGCCCTTCGTGATTTTGCCCGAGCAATTTCCACAGCCCAGCAGGCTGAGATTGATCAAATGCAAAAACTTTTAGGTAATTAA
- a CDS encoding DUF4287 domain-containing protein, which yields MAITNTDRTSYFPLIEKRYGEKMSYWHAVMKKLAGKKYPEQIAHLKENYGFSQAHANALVMYSRGSKSAARFSSISDYYKSLDPKQAKLVKAIFAAIKKKHPNLTLVIAWNQPMLKSGDKYVFGVSTSKNHISIAPWSEKVLKRFTPYFKEYRVTKKTIALPNDWKVDQKLLCDMVAAGVKEKSI from the coding sequence ATGGCAATTACAAATACTGACCGCACCTCTTACTTTCCGTTAATTGAAAAACGGTATGGGGAGAAGATGAGTTACTGGCATGCGGTGATGAAAAAACTAGCGGGTAAGAAATACCCAGAGCAGATTGCCCACTTGAAAGAGAATTACGGCTTTTCCCAAGCCCACGCAAATGCTTTGGTTATGTATTCAAGAGGCTCTAAATCTGCTGCTAGATTTTCATCAATTTCTGATTACTACAAATCCTTAGATCCAAAGCAGGCCAAATTAGTGAAGGCAATCTTTGCTGCGATTAAGAAAAAACACCCTAATTTAACTTTGGTAATCGCTTGGAATCAACCAATGCTTAAAAGTGGGGATAAGTATGTATTTGGAGTTTCTACCTCTAAAAATCATATATCGATCGCACCTTGGAGTGAGAAGGTATTAAAGAGGTTCACCCCCTACTTTAAGGAGTATCGGGTTACTAAAAAGACTATTGCACTCCCCAATGATTGGAAGGTGGATCAGAAATTACTTTGCGATATGGTCGCTGCTGGAGTTAAAGAAAAATCAATCTAA
- a CDS encoding short chain dehydrogenase — protein sequence MKFLVVGSTGLIGSYVAKTLSKHGTVIGVSRTTQISVDVKDPAAIKAMYEKVGKVDAVASCIGKVVYKPITEISYEDYLLSFKDKALGQVELVRAGINYLNDGGSFTLMTGVLARDPIPTASAAALANGAIESFTLAAAIDLPRGLRINTVSPNVLVEATSYHAKFAGYHQVGAQSVADAYVKSILGKQTGQIYKLD from the coding sequence ATGAAGTTCTTAGTAGTTGGTTCAACCGGTTTAATCGGCTCCTATGTGGCAAAAACTTTAAGCAAACACGGCACTGTGATTGGTGTCTCTAGAACTACTCAAATCTCAGTTGATGTGAAAGATCCCGCCGCAATTAAGGCGATGTATGAAAAGGTGGGCAAGGTTGATGCGGTGGCCTCTTGCATTGGCAAGGTGGTTTACAAACCAATTACCGAGATCTCCTATGAGGATTACCTACTTAGTTTTAAAGATAAGGCACTTGGTCAGGTTGAGTTGGTAAGAGCAGGTATCAATTACCTAAATGATGGCGGCTCATTCACCCTAATGACAGGGGTATTAGCCAGAGATCCAATCCCCACCGCCTCTGCTGCGGCCTTGGCAAATGGCGCGATTGAATCCTTTACCTTAGCTGCCGCTATTGATCTGCCAAGGGGATTGCGGATTAATACTGTCAGCCCAAATGTGTTAGTTGAGGCAACAAGTTATCACGCAAAGTTTGCTGGTTATCACCAGGTGGGCGCCCAATCTGTGGCCGATGCCTATGTGAAATCTATCTTAGGAAAGCAGACCGGTCAGATCTATAAATTAGATTGA
- a CDS encoding ribbon-helix-helix protein, CopG family, which translates to MARSTQYRLGKDVNLKKEIVRDLSGRRITDRRVKQIVKEVRQKTAGRPSLTKPNVISPEVKARVPIQLKRALDRKAVQSGKSPSQLIRAALERYLL; encoded by the coding sequence ATGGCTAGAAGTACTCAGTATCGCTTGGGTAAGGATGTAAATCTTAAGAAAGAGATTGTCAGAGATCTTTCTGGCCGTAGGATTACTGATCGACGAGTAAAGCAGATTGTTAAAGAGGTAAGACAGAAAACAGCTGGTAGACCTTCATTAACCAAGCCAAATGTAATTTCACCAGAGGTTAAGGCTCGGGTACCAATCCAATTAAAGAGAGCATTAGATCGCAAAGCGGTTCAAAGCGGCAAAAGCCCATCGCAGCTTATTAGAGCAGCGCTTGAGAGGTACTTACTTTGA
- a CDS encoding DUF2256 domain-containing protein, translated as MRAKVKNGFQPKVCHTCNLEFEWRKKWAKNWENVKYCSKRCGGK; from the coding sequence ATGCGGGCAAAGGTGAAAAATGGTTTCCAGCCAAAGGTTTGTCATACCTGCAACTTAGAGTTTGAGTGGCGCAAAAAGTGGGCCAAAAATTGGGAGAATGTTAAGTACTGCTCTAAAAGATGTGGCGGCAAATGA
- a CDS encoding alkaline phosphatase PhoX translates to MFKIKSYKKAKFKAVLFISTISLFSSILPANAAAGITYMEPVAAGVSLDPFATAGDSIGGYLIGGIPDGMGVIPVNGKLRVVTNHEWSNANPIAAARASTAGMTTGSYVSEMHYDLKKKAIVAGKDFMEWVEWYDYQTGSFGVVPTAPAGAVLVDQYGSSAHSYLINRFCSSTLADAGEFYNKKTGLGYKGAVYLTGEEGGDESRGFAGNQDGEFVQVPGFGLAAWETFVNAPTTSNATVVMGNEDGAATDSQLFMYAGTKTKTGEWYEKAGLTNGKLYVMASDVLNDNAFRAKYAKGVEAPASFKVIDYKQNGKLQNDKARELGMTLARVEDGHFDPKKPNDYYFVTTESNKDPKATAPNPATPTVSRDGGALWRLRFVDVNNPTKGGTLTMLLDGSEAPYLSKPDNIVVDDVGNILIQEDPGNNALVARVVSYRISDGKLATIAKFKDTYFISANTTTFITQDEESSGIVDVTSYLRTGKSDKAKYYMMVAQIHATPAKSRPDLVPAPADIANAIEGGQWYVMKVNDWSSIY, encoded by the coding sequence GTGTTTAAAATTAAGAGCTACAAAAAAGCAAAATTCAAAGCGGTACTTTTCATCTCAACAATCTCATTATTCTCATCAATCCTGCCAGCTAATGCTGCTGCAGGTATTACCTACATGGAGCCAGTAGCTGCAGGAGTTAGCCTGGATCCATTTGCAACCGCTGGTGATTCAATTGGTGGATATTTAATCGGTGGTATTCCAGATGGTATGGGTGTAATTCCTGTTAATGGAAAACTACGGGTCGTAACCAACCATGAGTGGAGCAATGCAAATCCAATTGCAGCAGCTCGTGCTTCAACTGCCGGTATGACAACTGGTTCATATGTCAGTGAAATGCATTATGACCTAAAGAAAAAAGCGATTGTGGCTGGTAAAGATTTTATGGAGTGGGTTGAGTGGTATGACTACCAAACCGGTAGTTTTGGCGTAGTACCAACTGCTCCAGCTGGTGCGGTACTAGTTGATCAATATGGATCAAGTGCTCACTCATATTTGATCAATCGTTTCTGTTCTTCAACTTTGGCAGATGCTGGTGAGTTCTATAACAAGAAGACAGGTCTTGGCTACAAAGGTGCGGTCTATCTAACTGGTGAAGAAGGCGGAGATGAATCTCGCGGCTTTGCTGGCAATCAAGATGGTGAGTTTGTTCAGGTTCCAGGCTTTGGTTTAGCTGCTTGGGAAACCTTTGTTAACGCACCAACTACCTCAAATGCCACAGTAGTAATGGGTAATGAGGATGGCGCAGCAACTGATAGCCAATTATTTATGTATGCCGGCACCAAGACAAAAACTGGTGAGTGGTATGAAAAAGCAGGTCTTACAAACGGCAAGCTTTATGTGATGGCATCAGATGTATTAAATGACAACGCCTTCCGCGCAAAGTATGCAAAGGGAGTAGAAGCACCAGCCTCATTTAAGGTGATTGATTACAAGCAAAATGGTAAGTTACAAAATGATAAGGCTCGTGAGTTGGGTATGACCCTGGCTCGAGTTGAGGATGGTCATTTTGATCCAAAGAAGCCAAATGATTACTACTTTGTAACTACTGAATCAAATAAGGATCCAAAGGCGACTGCGCCAAATCCTGCAACTCCAACCGTATCCCGCGATGGCGGAGCACTTTGGAGATTGCGATTTGTTGATGTAAACAATCCAACTAAGGGTGGAACCCTAACAATGTTGCTAGATGGCTCAGAGGCACCTTACCTATCAAAGCCAGATAACATCGTGGTGGATGACGTCGGTAATATCTTGATTCAAGAAGATCCAGGTAATAACGCTCTGGTTGCCAGAGTTGTTTCATACCGTATCTCAGATGGCAAATTAGCAACTATTGCGAAATTTAAAGATACTTACTTCATCTCAGCAAACACAACAACCTTTATCACTCAAGATGAAGAGTCAAGTGGAATTGTTGATGTTACTTCATACCTTCGAACTGGTAAGAGTGATAAAGCTAAGTACTACATGATGGTGGCACAGATCCACGCAACTCCTGCTAAATCACGTCCTGATTTAGTGCCAGCACCAGCTGATATTGCAAATGCAATTGAAGGTGGTCAGTGGTATGTAATGAAGGTCAATGATTGGAGCAGTATCTACTAA
- a CDS encoding thiol-disulfide oxidoreductase DCC family protein produces MSGITVIFDGNCQLCINSINWLSKKLTFDAIAYQSAPLAKFGLTIAQCEKQVYAISGDKKYGGITAVTFLLNARGNKVSTFLLRVLGPIGALGYKMIAGNRQSVLVSVLSRFIKRIT; encoded by the coding sequence ATGAGCGGTATTACCGTTATCTTTGATGGTAATTGTCAGTTGTGTATCAACTCCATAAATTGGCTCTCCAAAAAACTAACCTTTGATGCGATTGCCTATCAAAGCGCACCCCTTGCAAAATTTGGCTTAACAATTGCGCAGTGTGAGAAGCAGGTTTACGCCATATCTGGTGATAAAAAATATGGTGGGATTACTGCGGTGACCTTTTTACTTAATGCACGTGGTAATAAGGTGAGCACTTTTTTACTTAGAGTATTAGGTCCTATTGGCGCACTTGGCTACAAAATGATTGCCGGAAATAGGCAATCAGTGTTGGTCAGTGTGTTATCTAGATTTATTAAAAGAATTACTTAA
- a CDS encoding phosphate-starvation-inducible PsiE family protein, whose product MKKDTTPKDQQVETSILPIKYVDLIEDVFHAVLALALLGIGIGAFIFSIKRLIETDPFFPNGMIQGVNDILFIVIILEILRTVISRFTDGVYQLDKFLIIGVIAAVRHILTVGASLTLESGKSDEAFDRSIYEMGLNALIVVALVFAFFLSKSALRNSQR is encoded by the coding sequence ATGAAAAAGGACACAACGCCAAAAGATCAACAGGTTGAAACCTCCATTTTGCCGATCAAATATGTTGATTTAATTGAGGATGTATTTCACGCAGTACTGGCCCTGGCTTTACTGGGAATTGGCATTGGCGCTTTTATCTTTAGTATCAAGCGTTTAATTGAAACAGATCCATTTTTCCCAAACGGCATGATTCAAGGTGTTAATGACATTCTATTTATTGTAATTATTTTAGAAATCTTGCGCACAGTAATATCTAGATTTACCGATGGTGTTTATCAATTAGATAAGTTTTTAATAATTGGAGTTATTGCCGCGGTGCGACACATTTTGACGGTAGGTGCCTCACTCACACTTGAGTCAGGTAAGAGTGATGAAGCCTTTGATCGATCTATCTATGAGATGGGGCTGAACGCACTAATTGTGGTGGCCTTAGTCTTTGCCTTCTTCTTATCTAAATCAGCACTTCGTAACTCACAAAGGTAA
- a CDS encoding cysteine desulfurase-like protein: MAYQVERIRKDFPSLNTGLAYFDGPGGTQTPKVVGDAIAKAITEPLSNQGVTTESEKNAESYVVEYRSAVADLLNCDPKGVVYGRSWTQLTYDFSRTLAKSWGVGDEIIVSQLDHDSNIRPWVQAAEAKGATVKWAKVNTQTSELDTSSVTDLLTPKTKFVAVTGASNTLGTKPDIKAIGKAVKANGSLFLVDGVHLTPHAVIDFKNMPADFYGFSSYKILGPHCASFVADPALLETLSNDKLLPSTMVVPARFEFGTLPYELMAGVSAAIDYVAALDDQAVGTRRERIVKSLTALEEYEQSLFVYMLNGLAKLPAITIYSKAKQHTPTAYFNFKGVVAADLYKFMASKKVNLPAANFYALEVSRALGLGDTGALRAGLAPYSTKDDVDRLILGLEEYLAKK, translated from the coding sequence ATGGCATATCAGGTTGAGCGAATTCGAAAAGATTTTCCCTCACTTAATACCGGTCTTGCCTACTTTGATGGCCCTGGTGGCACCCAAACACCTAAAGTTGTTGGAGATGCGATTGCCAAAGCGATTACCGAGCCATTATCTAATCAAGGAGTTACCACTGAATCTGAAAAAAATGCAGAAAGTTATGTAGTTGAGTATCGCAGCGCGGTTGCAGATTTATTAAATTGTGATCCCAAGGGTGTGGTCTATGGCAGAAGTTGGACTCAATTAACCTATGACTTCTCCAGAACTTTAGCTAAGAGTTGGGGGGTCGGGGATGAAATTATCGTCTCGCAATTAGATCATGATTCAAATATCAGGCCCTGGGTGCAGGCAGCTGAAGCCAAAGGTGCAACAGTTAAATGGGCAAAGGTGAATACCCAAACATCAGAGCTTGATACATCATCCGTTACCGATCTTTTAACACCGAAGACAAAGTTTGTGGCGGTCACAGGGGCCTCAAACACACTTGGCACTAAGCCTGATATCAAGGCAATTGGCAAAGCGGTTAAGGCAAATGGCTCATTGTTTTTAGTAGATGGTGTTCACCTAACACCACACGCGGTAATTGATTTTAAAAATATGCCAGCAGACTTTTATGGTTTCTCCTCTTATAAAATCTTAGGACCACATTGCGCATCTTTTGTAGCAGATCCAGCACTGCTGGAAACTTTAAGTAATGACAAGCTGCTGCCCTCCACCATGGTGGTGCCGGCTCGGTTTGAGTTTGGCACCTTGCCATATGAGTTAATGGCAGGAGTCAGCGCAGCAATAGATTATGTCGCAGCACTTGATGATCAAGCAGTTGGCACCAGACGTGAGCGAATAGTGAAATCACTTACCGCACTTGAGGAGTATGAGCAATCACTCTTTGTTTACATGCTCAATGGTCTAGCAAAGCTGCCTGCAATTACAATCTACTCAAAGGCAAAGCAGCACACACCTACTGCCTACTTTAATTTTAAAGGTGTAGTTGCAGCAGATCTATATAAATTTATGGCCAGCAAAAAGGTAAATCTGCCTGCTGCTAATTTTTATGCCCTAGAGGTCTCACGTGCTTTGGGCTTAGGAGATACTGGGGCGCTGCGAGCAGGGCTTGCTCCTTACTCAACTAAGGATGATGTTGATCGGTTGATCTTGGGGTTAGAAGAGTATTTAGCTAAAAAATAA
- a CDS encoding HNH endonuclease family protein — MKKLSLFCLLIFVVISPPVFAAEPPTAISVLNKLEVKGRAAKTGYTRAQFPHWSDPDRNGCDSRNDILKRDLKDTVFKEGTRDCKVISGQLIDPFSGKIITFDLNASASNIDIDHIVALSNAWQTGAAYFEKDLRTNIANDPLNLMAVDARLNRQKGDGDAATWLPPLKAFRCEYVARQVAVKYKYKLWVTAPEKAAITNILSKCNKQKIPK; from the coding sequence ATGAAGAAATTATCTCTTTTTTGCTTATTGATTTTTGTTGTAATTTCTCCACCAGTTTTTGCGGCAGAGCCACCAACAGCTATTTCAGTACTAAATAAGCTAGAGGTAAAGGGTAGGGCTGCCAAGACTGGCTACACCAGGGCACAATTTCCCCATTGGTCAGATCCTGATCGCAATGGTTGCGATAGTAGAAATGATATTTTGAAACGCGATCTTAAAGATACTGTTTTCAAAGAGGGCACAAGAGACTGCAAGGTGATTAGTGGGCAGTTAATCGATCCTTTTAGCGGCAAGATTATTACTTTTGATTTAAATGCATCAGCCTCTAATATCGACATTGATCATATCGTGGCACTATCAAATGCCTGGCAAACAGGTGCTGCTTACTTTGAAAAAGATTTGCGCACAAATATTGCGAATGATCCGCTAAATCTCATGGCAGTTGACGCCAGATTAAACCGCCAAAAAGGGGATGGGGATGCTGCTACCTGGCTTCCGCCACTGAAAGCGTTTAGATGTGAGTATGTGGCAAGACAAGTGGCTGTCAAATACAAATATAAATTGTGGGTTACTGCTCCAGAAAAAGCTGCAATTACAAATATATTATCAAAATGTAATAAGCAAAAAATTCCTAAGTAA
- the heR gene encoding heliorhodopsin HeR: MSKPLTAERLRKTNIYAGILHLAQMAAVLALSSDFSLPITATYMSGPPGTTYAPPVTLFETPIGLTVAIFLGLSALAHFIVASPKFFPRYSAGLLAQRNYFRWVEYSISSSVMIVLIAQVTGIADITAIISIFGVNASMILFGWLQEKYENPGNGGWLPFIFGCITGAVPWLALCFYVFGIGGAGETKAPAFVYVIVLTIFLFFNSFALVQYLQYKKVGKWSDYLRGEATYITLSLVAKSALSWQIFANTLIPPA; encoded by the coding sequence ATGAGTAAACCTTTAACCGCTGAAAGATTACGCAAAACCAATATCTATGCAGGCATTCTTCATCTAGCCCAAATGGCAGCAGTTCTAGCCCTAAGCAGTGACTTCTCACTACCAATAACTGCTACCTATATGTCAGGGCCTCCAGGCACAACCTATGCTCCACCGGTAACTTTATTTGAAACTCCAATAGGTCTAACTGTGGCAATATTCTTAGGTTTATCTGCGCTGGCACATTTTATTGTGGCATCGCCAAAGTTTTTCCCCCGTTACTCTGCCGGCCTACTCGCCCAGCGCAATTACTTCCGCTGGGTTGAGTACTCAATTAGCTCATCGGTAATGATTGTTTTAATTGCTCAGGTGACAGGTATTGCAGATATAACTGCAATCATCTCGATCTTTGGTGTAAATGCATCAATGATCTTATTTGGCTGGTTGCAGGAGAAGTATGAGAACCCAGGAAATGGTGGTTGGCTGCCATTTATCTTTGGTTGCATAACCGGGGCTGTTCCATGGCTTGCACTTTGCTTTTATGTATTTGGTATTGGTGGCGCTGGTGAGACTAAGGCACCTGCCTTTGTATACGTAATTGTGCTAACTATCTTTTTGTTCTTTAACTCCTTTGCACTTGTGCAGTATCTGCAGTACAAAAAGGTTGGTAAGTGGAGTGATTACCTACGTGGTGAGGCCACCTACATCACCTTGTCACTGGTGGCAAAATCAGCCCTTTCTTGGCAGATCTTTGCCAATACCTTGATACCACCTGCCTAA